In Cystobacter fuscus DSM 2262, the genomic window CATGGCCCCCGTGCTGCTGAGCGCCGTGCTCAAGCGCCGCCTGGCGGTGACCACCGTGGGCGCCGGCGCCGTGGGCTCCTCGGCGCTCTTCTTCGTGGGCACCAACTTCGCCGTCTGGCTGTCCTCCGGCATGTACGAGTACTCCCTCTCGGGGCTCGTGAGCTGCTACGTCGCCGCCCTGCCGTTCCTGCGCAACTCGCTCCTGGGCGATCTCTTCTGGTCCGGGATGCTCTTCGGTGCCTGGGCGCTCGTCGGCTCCGCCCGGCG contains:
- a CDS encoding DUF6580 family putative transport protein, with amino-acid sequence MKAWMTEVGMFLMLVALGVAGRLLPHEPNFTPIAATALFSGYFMRHVSFAACVPLASMLISDAVLGVYDYKVMGVVYLCLMAPVLLSAVLKRRLAVTTVGAGAVGSSALFFVGTNFAVWLSSGMYEYSLSGLVSCYVAALPFLRNSLLGDLFWSGMLFGAWALVGSARRSAVARATA